In Magnetococcales bacterium, a single genomic region encodes these proteins:
- a CDS encoding aldehyde dehydrogenase family protein, translated as MRSAYLAGEWVETGKSMDVVNPFDGGLVEQVARCGTSEIDRALESAQVALGDTRKMEPYQRAGALAYVRDRLAQRSELFAKTLSQENGKTIAESRLEVARAVATFDIAVGEATRVYGEAYDLGVNSMGAGRRALVRRYPVGVVAAIAPFNFPLNLAVHKIAPAMAVGCPVVMKPASKTPLTALMLAEIIRESGWPHGAFSVLPCDRAAGQMLVEDDRSQLLSFTGSPDVGWQMKRDAGRKKVVLELGGNAGLIVDKDVRDWDWLISRAVMGAFYQCGQVCISVQRIFLHEEVVGEFRARFKRAVEQLRPGNPLEESTTLGPMIDTANLNRLQSWIGEALDLGAELVTGNTIAEVGQGNTLNATVLQEVEENCQVNAEEAFGPVVTLTPVECMNEAFDRVNDSRFGLQCGIFTNDFNTVMRAMDQLEVGGVIHNDVPSFRVDSMPYGGLKDSGLGREGVRYAMNDMLEERVLVYRV; from the coding sequence ATGCGCAGCGCTTATCTGGCCGGAGAGTGGGTGGAAACCGGCAAGAGCATGGATGTGGTCAACCCCTTTGACGGCGGGTTGGTGGAGCAGGTGGCCCGATGTGGCACGAGTGAGATCGATCGGGCGTTGGAATCGGCCCAGGTGGCGTTGGGGGATACCCGCAAGATGGAGCCCTATCAGCGGGCCGGGGCGTTGGCTTATGTCCGGGATCGGCTGGCCCAGCGTTCGGAGCTGTTTGCCAAAACCCTCTCCCAGGAAAATGGCAAGACCATCGCCGAATCCCGCCTGGAAGTGGCGAGAGCTGTAGCCACTTTCGATATTGCGGTGGGGGAGGCGACCCGGGTTTATGGGGAGGCGTATGATCTGGGTGTCAACTCCATGGGGGCGGGCCGTCGGGCATTGGTGCGGCGCTATCCCGTCGGGGTGGTGGCGGCGATTGCCCCTTTTAATTTTCCCTTGAATCTGGCCGTACATAAGATCGCTCCGGCGATGGCAGTGGGCTGTCCAGTGGTCATGAAACCCGCATCCAAAACCCCACTGACGGCGCTGATGCTGGCGGAAATCATTCGGGAATCCGGCTGGCCTCACGGGGCTTTTTCGGTGCTGCCGTGTGATCGCGCAGCGGGGCAGATGCTGGTGGAGGATGACCGCAGCCAGCTGCTGTCGTTTACCGGTTCCCCGGATGTCGGCTGGCAGATGAAGCGGGATGCGGGACGCAAAAAGGTAGTGCTGGAGCTGGGGGGCAATGCCGGGCTGATTGTTGATAAGGATGTTCGGGATTGGGACTGGCTGATTTCCCGGGCGGTGATGGGGGCTTTTTATCAGTGCGGCCAGGTGTGTATTTCGGTGCAGCGGATTTTTCTCCACGAAGAGGTGGTGGGGGAGTTCAGAGCCAGGTTCAAGCGGGCGGTGGAGCAGCTACGTCCCGGCAACCCCCTGGAGGAGTCCACCACACTGGGTCCGATGATCGATACCGCCAACTTGAATCGCTTGCAGAGCTGGATTGGGGAAGCGTTGGATCTGGGTGCGGAGTTGGTTACCGGTAATACCATCGCCGAAGTGGGTCAGGGCAACACCTTGAATGCGACAGTGTTGCAGGAGGTGGAAGAAAATTGCCAGGTCAATGCCGAGGAGGCCTTTGGACCGGTGGTGACCTTAACCCCGGTGGAGTGCATGAACGAAGCCTTTGATCGGGTGAATGACTCCCGCTTTGGTTTGCAGTGCGGCATCTTTACGAATGATTTCAACACGGTGATGCGCGCCATGGATCAACTGGAAGTGGGGGGTGTGATCCACAACGACGTGCCCTCATTCCGAGTTGATTCCATGCCCTACGGCGGCCTCAAGGATTCCGGCCTGGGAAGAGAAGGGGTCCGCTACGCCATGAACGACATGCTGGAAGAGCGGGTACTGGTCTATCGGGTGTGA
- a CDS encoding accessory factor UbiK family protein, translated as MMQIDNMVVDQITQNILGVFSQLGESREEMVGKVREVVQEGAEHFNLATREELEVAQELLSNTRIKLENMEKRVAELEAAMAGLKDKPEG; from the coding sequence ATGATGCAGATCGACAACATGGTGGTGGACCAGATCACCCAAAACATTTTGGGTGTGTTCAGCCAGCTCGGTGAGAGCCGGGAAGAGATGGTCGGCAAGGTGCGTGAGGTGGTGCAAGAGGGGGCGGAGCATTTTAATCTGGCCACCCGGGAGGAGCTGGAGGTGGCCCAGGAGCTGCTGTCCAACACCCGCATCAAGCTGGAAAACATGGAAAAGCGTGTGGCGGAGCTGGAGGCGGCCATGGCGGGCCTGAAGGACAAACCCGAAGGATGA
- a CDS encoding U32 family peptidase codes for MKISIGPPLFDWGKKGFRTFFKQMAYETSADILYLGEVVCSKRYNLTPEEMVELAGELKDSGKEVVFSTLGLVMSDGEIENVRKVVENARELGLKFEANDMAAVGIGEGHPMVAGPHITTYNPETLSFLAEVGVNRLVPPVELPLHTIKALVNDYRGPVMEFEVFAHGRLPLTFSARCYTSRAFHLPKNDCHYKCGEFPDGMEVKTQEDSPILVMNGTETMSEKVYNLVDQVDVMRETGVDIVRLSPQSKHMAELVGVWRDRIDGRVDGEEALARMMPFNDDKGFCNGYFYGKAGLDFIPAAKSST; via the coding sequence ATGAAAATTTCCATAGGTCCCCCGCTCTTTGACTGGGGTAAAAAGGGGTTTCGGACGTTTTTCAAGCAGATGGCCTACGAGACCAGCGCGGATATTCTCTATCTGGGGGAGGTGGTCTGCTCCAAGCGCTATAATCTGACCCCGGAGGAGATGGTCGAGCTGGCTGGTGAGTTGAAGGATTCGGGCAAGGAGGTGGTGTTTTCGACCCTGGGTCTGGTGATGAGCGATGGGGAGATCGAAAACGTCCGCAAAGTGGTGGAAAATGCCCGGGAGCTTGGACTCAAATTTGAAGCCAACGATATGGCGGCGGTCGGAATAGGTGAGGGGCATCCCATGGTAGCGGGGCCCCATATCACCACCTATAATCCGGAAACCCTCTCCTTTTTGGCTGAGGTGGGGGTCAATCGTCTGGTGCCGCCGGTGGAGCTGCCGCTGCACACCATCAAAGCCCTGGTCAACGACTATCGGGGGCCTGTCATGGAGTTTGAGGTGTTTGCCCATGGTCGCCTGCCCCTCACTTTTTCGGCACGCTGCTACACCTCCCGGGCGTTTCATCTGCCCAAAAATGACTGTCACTACAAGTGTGGGGAGTTTCCCGACGGCATGGAGGTGAAAACCCAGGAGGATTCCCCCATTCTGGTGATGAACGGCACGGAAACCATGTCGGAAAAGGTCTATAACCTGGTAGACCAGGTGGATGTGATGCGGGAGACGGGGGTGGATATCGTGCGTTTGTCTCCTCAATCCAAGCATATGGCTGAGCTTGTCGGGGTGTGGCGGGATCGGATTGATGGCCGGGTGGATGGCGAAGAGGCTCTGGCCAGGATGATGCCGTTTAACGACGACAAGGGGTTTTGTAACGGCTATTTTTATGGCAAGGCGGGGCTGGACTTTATACCGGCGGCCAAGTCCTCTACGTAA
- a CDS encoding U32 family peptidase — protein sequence MSRVEVLAPAGNLPSLKAAVDNGANAVYFGFRNATNARNFEGLNFSEAEAEKGIEYARRKGVKANIVLNTFPQVDDPSPWYNTVDLASKLGANAIILANLALLKYAREKHPDLKIHLSVQASASNHEAINFYQRHFGITRVILPRVLTVEEIKRLKTKTDVELEVFAFGGLCVMAEGRCYLSSFITGVSPNIEGVCSPARAVRFENRGEKLQTRLNGVLIAQYEKDQDAAYPTVCKGRFQANGETYHVMEEPGSLNIIEMLPQVIEAGVVSLKIEGRQRTKSYVATATRIMRKAVDSYYKDPENFEPRGGWLRALNATSEGSTHTLGTYEENWQ from the coding sequence ATGAGTAGAGTGGAAGTCCTGGCCCCCGCTGGCAATCTGCCTTCACTGAAGGCTGCGGTGGATAATGGTGCCAATGCTGTCTATTTCGGTTTTCGCAACGCTACCAATGCCCGCAACTTTGAGGGGCTGAATTTTAGCGAGGCGGAGGCGGAGAAGGGAATCGAATATGCCCGCCGAAAGGGGGTCAAGGCCAATATTGTCTTGAACACCTTTCCCCAGGTGGATGATCCGAGCCCCTGGTATAACACCGTCGATCTGGCCTCAAAACTGGGGGCCAACGCCATTATTTTGGCCAATTTGGCGCTTTTGAAATATGCCCGGGAAAAACATCCCGACCTGAAGATTCATCTTTCGGTGCAGGCCTCTGCCAGCAACCACGAGGCGATCAACTTTTACCAGCGCCATTTTGGCATCACCCGGGTGATTTTACCCCGGGTGCTGACGGTGGAGGAGATCAAACGGCTCAAGACCAAGACCGATGTGGAGTTGGAGGTGTTTGCCTTTGGCGGGCTCTGTGTGATGGCTGAGGGGCGTTGTTATCTTTCCTCTTTTATCACCGGGGTGTCGCCCAACATCGAGGGGGTCTGCTCACCGGCTCGGGCGGTGCGGTTCGAAAACAGAGGGGAAAAGCTCCAGACCCGTCTCAACGGGGTGCTGATTGCCCAGTACGAAAAAGATCAGGACGCGGCTTATCCCACGGTGTGTAAGGGGCGTTTTCAGGCCAATGGCGAGACCTATCACGTGATGGAGGAGCCGGGCAGTTTGAATATCATTGAGATGCTGCCCCAGGTGATCGAAGCGGGTGTGGTTTCTCTCAAGATCGAAGGCCGCCAGCGCACCAAATCCTACGTAGCCACGGCGACCCGCATCATGCGCAAGGCGGTGGACAGCTACTATAAGGATCCGGAAAATTTTGAGCCCCGAGGCGGCTGGCTTCGGGCTTTGAATGCGACGTCGGAGGGTTCGACCCATACCCTGGGCACCTATGAGGAGAATTGGCAGTAA
- a CDS encoding UbiX family flavin prenyltransferase, giving the protein MDQQQPITVALTGASGALYGLRLVEVLLDSGLAVDFLLSEAARVVLERECGLSWQGGDEAVAREVSDYFRVDAGRLRYFGVRDWFSPLASGSGGVRKMVVCPCSMGTLAAIAGGMSDNLIERAADVTIKEGGDLILVPRETPFSVIHLENMLKLARLGVVILPAAPGFYHGAQGGEGAQNGSVPDQDPPRVAELSAPRVSDLVDFLVGRILNRLKIPHKLTRAWPEVG; this is encoded by the coding sequence ATGGACCAGCAGCAGCCCATCACCGTCGCTTTGACCGGGGCCTCCGGCGCCCTTTATGGCTTGCGCCTGGTGGAAGTGTTGCTCGATTCTGGTCTGGCGGTGGATTTTTTGTTGAGTGAGGCGGCTAGAGTCGTGCTGGAGCGGGAGTGTGGTCTCAGCTGGCAGGGGGGGGATGAGGCGGTTGCCCGGGAGGTGTCGGATTATTTCCGGGTGGATGCCGGGCGGTTGCGCTATTTTGGCGTTCGGGATTGGTTTTCCCCCTTGGCTTCCGGCTCCGGAGGCGTGCGTAAAATGGTGGTTTGCCCTTGCTCCATGGGTACTTTGGCGGCTATTGCCGGGGGAATGTCCGATAATCTCATTGAGCGGGCGGCGGATGTCACCATCAAGGAGGGGGGCGATCTCATCCTGGTGCCCAGAGAGACCCCGTTTTCGGTGATTCATCTGGAAAACATGCTGAAGCTGGCCCGCCTGGGGGTGGTGATATTGCCTGCAGCACCTGGATTTTATCATGGGGCTCAGGGGGGGGAGGGGGCTCAAAACGGGTCTGTTCCAGATCAAGATCCCCCGAGAGTCGCGGAGCTTTCCGCTCCAAGGGTTTCGGATCTGGTCGATTTTTTAGTCGGGCGGATTTTGAACAGGTTGAAAATACCCCACAAACTGACCCGGGCCTGGCCAGAGGTTGGTTGA
- a CDS encoding homoserine kinase, whose translation MSVYTRVTPEDLTHWLPRFDIGQLHRLEGISDGVVNTNYRLLTDQGKYILTLVEDPREARGLPYSTFLLSHLAKRHIPCPLPVADRKGIVLQQLKERPTLIVTLLPGRSPQTPTPRQCHTLGEMLAKLHQAGRDFPKQRPNPMGDGMLTRIFAQLQPLLEKQDPATAALLQEEMVAMTKEFAAKSLPMGVCHADLFPDNTLFEGDRLTGVIDFHYSCQERWVLDLAITLNAWCLNDQGEPDQHRLGALWEGYRTLRPLEPQEMAALNLALRAAALRFSLTRLKDQLFPRQGDQVTRKPPKAFLNRLRFHQKTDLTAFLSSHTR comes from the coding sequence ATGTCCGTTTATACCCGGGTCACCCCCGAAGATCTCACCCACTGGCTGCCCCGTTTTGATATCGGCCAGCTTCACCGCTTGGAAGGGATCTCCGATGGGGTGGTCAACACCAACTATCGGCTGTTGACCGATCAGGGGAAATATATCCTCACCCTGGTGGAAGATCCCCGGGAAGCACGCGGCCTCCCCTATTCGACCTTTTTGCTCAGCCATCTGGCCAAACGCCACATCCCCTGCCCCTTGCCAGTGGCGGATCGAAAGGGGATCGTCCTCCAGCAACTCAAAGAGCGCCCCACCCTCATCGTCACCCTGCTGCCAGGTCGCTCCCCCCAAACCCCCACCCCCCGTCAATGCCACACCCTGGGGGAAATGCTGGCCAAGCTCCATCAAGCGGGACGGGATTTTCCCAAACAGCGGCCCAATCCCATGGGAGACGGGATGTTGACCCGGATTTTTGCTCAATTGCAGCCGCTCCTGGAAAAACAGGATCCAGCAACCGCCGCCCTCCTGCAAGAGGAGATGGTGGCCATGACCAAAGAGTTTGCCGCCAAATCCCTGCCCATGGGGGTGTGTCATGCCGATCTTTTTCCCGACAACACCCTCTTCGAAGGGGACCGACTGACCGGGGTGATCGACTTTCACTACAGCTGCCAGGAGCGCTGGGTGTTGGATCTGGCCATCACCTTGAACGCCTGGTGCCTGAATGATCAGGGGGAGCCCGACCAACATCGTTTGGGGGCACTCTGGGAGGGCTACCGCACCTTACGCCCCCTGGAACCCCAGGAAATGGCAGCCCTCAATCTGGCGCTGAGAGCCGCTGCGCTGCGGTTTTCCCTCACCCGACTCAAGGATCAACTCTTTCCCAGACAAGGGGATCAAGTGACCCGCAAGCCCCCGAAAGCGTTCCTGAATCGGTTGCGGTTTCATCAAAAAACCGACCTCACAGCTTTTTTATCAAGCCACACCCGATAA